In a genomic window of Carassius gibelio isolate Cgi1373 ecotype wild population from Czech Republic chromosome A3, carGib1.2-hapl.c, whole genome shotgun sequence:
- the LOC127951577 gene encoding ADP-ribosylation factor 1, whose translation MGNMFAGLFKNLFGKKEMRILMVGLDAAGKTTILYKLKLGEIVTTIPTIGFNVETVEYKNISFTVWDVGGQDKIRPLWRHYFQNTQGLIFVVDSNDRERVNEAREELTRMLAEDELRDAVLLVFANKQDLPNAMNAAEITDKLGLHSLRHRNWYIQATCATSGDGLYEGLDWLSNQLKNAK comes from the exons ATGGGGAATATGTTTGCAGGCCTCTTTAAGAATCTCTTTGGGAAGAAAGAGATGAGAATTCTGATGGTGGGCTTGGATGCTGCTGGAAAGACCACCATCCTGTACAAACTGAAACTGGGAGAAATAGTCACCACCATCCCCACTATCG GTTTTAATGTTGAGACAGTAGAGTATAAGAACATCAGCTTCACTGTGTGGGATGTGGGTGGTCAGGATAAGATCCGGCCGCTTTGGAGGCACTATTTCCAGAACACACAAG GACTGATTTTTGTTGTGGACAGTAACGATAGAGAGCGAGTGAATGAGGCGAGGGAGGAGTTGACGAGGATGCTGGCAGAGGACGAATTGAGAGATGCTGTGCTGCTCGTCTTTGCCAACAAGCAG GATCTGCCCAACGCGATGAACGCAGCCGAGATCACAGATAAGCTGGGCCTTCATTCCCTGCGTCATCGTAACTGGTACATCCAAGCCACCTGCGCCACCAGTGGGGATGGCTTGTACGAAGGGCTTGACTGGCTGTCCAACCAGCTCAAAAACGCTAAATGA